The genomic region TCGACCTCCACGTGGGGCAGGGCCAGCACCCCGTCGTCGATGAGGTGGTACGCGGAGAACCCCGCGAGGTTCCCGTCCACGCTCACCTCGAACCTCGACCGCTCCCGCGCGTCCTCGACCGTCAGCTCCATGGCCATCTCCGCTCAGTGCGTCGGCCCCGCACGCGGCGCGTGCGGGGTACATGCGCCCACAGAATGCCACGTTCCCCCGGAGACCACGCACACACCTCGTACCGGGACGCCGTCAGCCCCGGACGACGTAGGGATCGGTGACACCGCCGGGGCACGCCAGCGCGGAGATCTCCCAGCCGGCCAGGGCGGCCCCCGCCCGGTAGGAGCTCTCCAGGAACTCCAGGACCGAGGCGCGCGGATCCGGCATCCGGCGCACGTCGGCGTACCGCAGCAGCGCCAGGTGTCCGCCCCCGCTCTTGACCCACTCCGCGGCCACCGGGGACAGCGGCTGCTGGGCCAACCCGTCCGGTTCGGGCGCCGTGTAGGAGTAGAAGCACGGTTCGGGGACGGTGTCGTCGCCGAACCAGAAGCCCGAGCTCACGACCTCCCGCGAGTAGGCCTCCCGGACGAGGCCGCCCACCTCTCTCGGCTGCGGCACCGGGTGCGGGGAGAAACGGGTGACGGCGATGTCGAAGGTGTGCCAGAAGTGGTGCACGGGACTGATCTTGCCGGAGAAGCCCGACGAGAACTCCTCCAGGATCAGGTTCACCTGGCTCAGCACCTGCCAGTACCGCATGGCGTGCTCGGGGACGTAGGTCGCATGCTCGTGGTCCTGGACGAACGGCCGGTCGGAGTCCGGCAGGTCGAAGGGGTGCGCCTCCGAGATCGACCCGTCCACCCCCAGGCCGTCCAGCAGCGACTGAAAGCGGAGGTAGAACTCGGCGACGCTGAGCCCCTCCAGAGGCAGAGAGGCCTCCTGCCCGTCGAGCGTCGAGGCGACCAGCCGGTGGCGGACGAAGTCGAAGTCCACCGTGAACACCGGGTTGCCGTCGCCCAGCCCCATCGGCCGGGTCGTGAGACCGGACCCGGTCAGGTGGAAGGGCACGTGCCACCAGTGGTTGCGGCGCGGGCTGTGCTCCAGCCGCACCTTGCCGACGATCTGCTCGAAGCGGTGCAGCGTCTGCTTGGTGTCGTACCAGGATTCGAGTGGGATGTCCGGGAACAGCTCCATGTGGTGCTCCGTCTCTCTGTGACCGACACCTCGGCGTGGATGGGGCGCGGCATCCGCCCGCGGGGGCTCACCGGCCCCCTCCTCCCGCCCGCGGCCACCGCCCGTCGACCGCCCTGCGCGGGTGCGGGACGTCCTCGGCGGGCGGCCCCTGCGCGGCCGTCCGGTGGGCGGCCTCGTGTTCGGCGCGCCGCGGCGAGGGCAGGGTGAGGCGAACGGCGTCGAGCACGCGCGCGTACGCGGTGCCGTGGGCGTGCAGGGCCGTGCCCAGCCGTTCCAGGCCGTGCCGGAACCGCGCCAGCAGCGCCTCTCCGGCGTCGGCGTCGCCGCGGGCCGCGAACTCCAGGACCACGGCCAGGTGGTCGGGGAGTTCGTTGGCGCCCACCTTCCACCCCGACCGGGCGTAGATCCCGGCGATCTCGGCCCGTTCGTGGCCGCGCCGCCGCGTGTCGCCGTCGGTGTAGTGGGTCAGGTGCAGTGTGCGGCGCCGGCGGTGGTCGAAGACGTCCACGTAGTGCTCGCACAGCTCCAGCTCGGGCGTGGTGGTGGCGTACTCGCAGAACTCGTCGAGGGCCTCGCGCACGGCACCGCGCGGGAGCCCGGCGACCGCGCGGGCCACGAGCGGCAGGCGGTCGAAGAAGCTCTCGTCCGGGTAGCCCAGCATGGCCGAGGCGACCTGGCGCGTCACGGCGACGCGGTGCGCGGGCCGGGCCGCGCGACCGTCGGGCCGCCGTGGCGCGCCGGTGCCCCCGGTGGTGTCGGTGGCGTTGGTGGTGTCGGTCATCCTCGCTCCTCCGGATCGACCTCGTGCTGCCATTCCGACCACACCCCGTTTACCTGGACGCCGTCCGGAAGGGACGAGTCAAAGTCGGATTCCCACCGCGTTCCCTTCATGAATATGCCTCGCGAGGTGGCGGACTCCCACTTCCCACACCGCTGCGCGTGACAATCGTGACGAATCGTCGGGAAGGAGGCCGTATGCGCGACACGTGCGTCCCCGCCCGGGGACTCATGGGGTCCGCGGCGCCCGCGGGACTCCCGACCGGGCCGCGCCCCGACCGCCGTCCACAGCCTGTGGACGGCCCGCCCCTCCTGGGAACCCTCAGGGCGCCACGTCGCGGGCGCGCACGAGCACGGCCGCGCGGTTGCCGACCTTGACCCGTTCCAGGGCGCGCACACCGGGCGGCAGGACGACCCGGCGCGTACGCGCGGTCACCACCACGACGGCGTGCGGGGGCAGGACCCGGCCCAGGGACGCCAGCAGCGCCGCCATGGGGTCGCCACCGGGGGCCTCGCCCCGCCAGTGCGTGAGGTCCCCGTAGGGCACGTCCGTCACGACCAGGTCGGCCTCGACCGGCTCGGACAGCGTGAACACGTCCGCCACGCCCGTCTCATGGGGGAGGTCGCCGCCCATAGACGCCAGACCGGCCGCCAGCGCGCCGGCGGTCCCGGCGCGCCCGACGAACTCCGCCCGGCCGAAGTCCAGCGCGGAGCGACGCAGCTCCTCCTGGCGCTCGGCCAGCCCGTCGGCCGTCAGCAGCGCGAGGTTGCGCGCGGCCAGGGCGACCGCGTCGGTATCCACGTCCGTGGCCCGCGCGTGGACGATCCGGTCCCTGTGCAGCAGCCCCAGCACGGTCACCAGGTAGCCGCTGCCGCAGCACGGGTCCCACATCCGGACCCGCTCCTGGGGCACGTGCGCCAGCCCTCGCTGGAACAGCTCGCTGGCCAACCGCACCGGGAACCCGGGGAACCCCGGCGCGGACCGCAGCACGTTCCCGCTGGCCAGCGCCGAGTGGTCCGCCCGTTCCGTGGCGTACCGGTAGACCACAACCGCCCCCTCGACTCTCCCCACAACAGCGAAGGCCCGGCGTCCTCAGACGCCGGGCCTTCCTCTGCGGTCCTGACGGGATTTGAACCCGCGGCCTCCACCTTGACAGGGTGGCGAGCACTCCTAACTGCTCCACAGGACCTCGCTGCGTGTACAACTCTAGCGCGACTTCGGAGTACTTCGTACCGGAGCCGTCCTAGAGTGACGGAGAACGCTCCACTCTCCAGAAGGGAACCGGTGTGAACGAGTCCTCGGCTCCCCTGCCGCCCGGCCCCGACTCCACCCGGGTCGACCGATGGCTGTGGGCCGTGCGCCTGGTCAAGACGCGCGCGGACGCCGCCCAGGCCTGTCGCGGCGGGCACGTCCGGGTCAACGACCGCCCGGCCAAGCCGGCCACGATCGTCAAGCCCGGCGACGAGGTGCGGGTCCGCCTGCACGGGACCACGCGCATCGTCGACGTCACGCACGTGCTGGCCAAGCGGGTCGGCGCGCCGGTCGCCGCGCGCTGCTACACCGACCGGACGCCCGCGCCTCCCCCGGAGGCGGCGGTGCCGTTCGTCAAGCGCGACCGCGGCGCGGGCCGCCCGACCAAGCGCGACCGCCGCCAGATGGAGCGCATGCGCACGGAGTTCCCCCGCCGCTGTGAGCCCGTGGACGCGGGTCCCCCCCTGTGAGCTCCGCCGGTCGGGCCGTCAGGCGCGCAGCGGCTGGTCGGTGAGTCCGCGTTCGGTCAGGCCGTGCTCCGCCAGGAACTCCAGGACGGCCCGGGTGGCCTCCGGCTCGGCCTCGTGCGGGTAGCCGTGGCGCATCCCGGGCAGCGTCAGCAGGCGTGCGCCCGGGATGCGCTCGGCGAGCAGTTCGGCGTTGCCCACGGGCGTGAGCTCGTCGTCCTCGCCGTGCACGACCAGGGTCGGCGCGGTGATGCCGGGCAGGAGGTCCCAGCCGTCGTAGCCCGTGCTCGCCCCGAAGTGCAGGCGCTGGGCGCGCAGGGGGCCGCGCGGCAGGACGCGGGTGACGGTGTCGGGATGCGCGGCGGCCCAGTCGGGCGTGTAGAACAGCGGTCCGATCAGCTCCCGTCCGGCCGCCGTACCGGCCTGGCGCAGCGCCAGCGTGGCCGAGCGGGGACGTTCCACCTCGTGGTCGCCTCCCGGCGCGGTCGAACCCAGCACGAGCGCGCCGACCCGCTCGGGCGCCAGCGAGGCAAGGGTCTGGGCGACCTTGCCGCCCATCGAGAAGCCGTAGACGTGGGCGCGTCCGATGCCGAGGTGGTCCAGGACGGCGAGGGCGTCACGGGCGAACAGCTCCAGGCTGTAGGGCTCCCCCAGCGGGGCGTCGCTGCCGCCGGTGCCGCGGAAGTCGGTCCGCACGACCCGGTGCCGACGCGCCAGGCCGGTGTGGACGCCGTCCCACATCTCGTGGTCGAGCGCCTGGCCGTTGAACAGGAGGAGGGGTTCGCCCTCTCCGAGGACGTCGTACCAGAGGCGG from Nocardiopsis aegyptia harbors:
- a CDS encoding DUF5996 family protein, with protein sequence MELFPDIPLESWYDTKQTLHRFEQIVGKVRLEHSPRRNHWWHVPFHLTGSGLTTRPMGLGDGNPVFTVDFDFVRHRLVASTLDGQEASLPLEGLSVAEFYLRFQSLLDGLGVDGSISEAHPFDLPDSDRPFVQDHEHATYVPEHAMRYWQVLSQVNLILEEFSSGFSGKISPVHHFWHTFDIAVTRFSPHPVPQPREVGGLVREAYSREVVSSGFWFGDDTVPEPCFYSYTAPEPDGLAQQPLSPVAAEWVKSGGGHLALLRYADVRRMPDPRASVLEFLESSYRAGAALAGWEISALACPGGVTDPYVVRG
- the narJ gene encoding nitrate reductase molybdenum cofactor assembly chaperone — encoded protein: MTDTTNATDTTGGTGAPRRPDGRAARPAHRVAVTRQVASAMLGYPDESFFDRLPLVARAVAGLPRGAVREALDEFCEYATTTPELELCEHYVDVFDHRRRRTLHLTHYTDGDTRRRGHERAEIAGIYARSGWKVGANELPDHLAVVLEFAARGDADAGEALLARFRHGLERLGTALHAHGTAYARVLDAVRLTLPSPRRAEHEAAHRTAAQGPPAEDVPHPRRAVDGRWPRAGGGGR
- a CDS encoding rRNA methyltransferase — its product is MVYRYATERADHSALASGNVLRSAPGFPGFPVRLASELFQRGLAHVPQERVRMWDPCCGSGYLVTVLGLLHRDRIVHARATDVDTDAVALAARNLALLTADGLAERQEELRRSALDFGRAEFVGRAGTAGALAAGLASMGGDLPHETGVADVFTLSEPVEADLVVTDVPYGDLTHWRGEAPGGDPMAALLASLGRVLPPHAVVVVTARTRRVVLPPGVRALERVKVGNRAAVLVRARDVAP
- a CDS encoding RNA-binding S4 domain-containing protein, with amino-acid sequence MNESSAPLPPGPDSTRVDRWLWAVRLVKTRADAAQACRGGHVRVNDRPAKPATIVKPGDEVRVRLHGTTRIVDVTHVLAKRVGAPVAARCYTDRTPAPPPEAAVPFVKRDRGAGRPTKRDRRQMERMRTEFPRRCEPVDAGPPL
- a CDS encoding alpha/beta fold hydrolase, translating into MSHVIAADGTRLWYDVLGEGEPLLLFNGQALDHEMWDGVHTGLARRHRVVRTDFRGTGGSDAPLGEPYSLELFARDALAVLDHLGIGRAHVYGFSMGGKVAQTLASLAPERVGALVLGSTAPGGDHEVERPRSATLALRQAGTAAGRELIGPLFYTPDWAAAHPDTVTRVLPRGPLRAQRLHFGASTGYDGWDLLPGITAPTLVVHGEDDELTPVGNAELLAERIPGARLLTLPGMRHGYPHEAEPEATRAVLEFLAEHGLTERGLTDQPLRA